From Microcebus murinus isolate Inina chromosome 15, M.murinus_Inina_mat1.0, whole genome shotgun sequence, the proteins below share one genomic window:
- the LOC142876326 gene encoding uncharacterized protein LOC142876326: MIPHEEPGSPTEIKCDFPFIRLKSEPARQ, encoded by the coding sequence ATGATTCCTCATGAAGAGCCTGGATCCCCTACAGAAATCAAATGTGACTTTCCGTTTATCAGACTAAAATCAGAGCCAGCCAGACAGTGA